One genomic segment of Bremerella alba includes these proteins:
- a CDS encoding ABC transporter ATP-binding protein: protein MHARLEADDADCLIEVDNLLVQFDGQTILRDIGLSIPRGETLALIGESGCGKTVLLKSLIGLVNPTHGEVLFDGQNIHGLNDKQLTEQRIRFGFVFQNAALFDSMTIGQNVAFPLKQHTNKPLSEIRDIVFQHLKEVGLPESVVWKKPAELSGGMRKRVGLARALVLKPDVVLYDEPTTGLDPIMSDVINELILRTRSKYPVTSIVVTHDMRTAQKVADRMIMMYPAARLKEAEPQILYDGRPEEVEDCPDQRVTQFVRGEAGQRIEEMGAFTGD, encoded by the coding sequence ATGCATGCTCGCCTGGAAGCCGATGATGCAGACTGCCTGATTGAAGTCGATAACTTGCTCGTCCAGTTTGACGGCCAGACGATTCTGCGCGACATAGGGCTGAGTATTCCGCGCGGAGAAACGCTGGCCTTGATCGGAGAAAGTGGGTGCGGGAAGACGGTTCTCTTGAAATCGCTCATTGGCTTGGTGAATCCAACCCATGGTGAAGTCTTGTTCGACGGACAAAACATTCACGGTTTGAACGACAAGCAGTTGACCGAACAGCGAATTCGTTTTGGTTTTGTCTTTCAAAATGCGGCCTTATTCGACAGCATGACCATCGGACAGAACGTCGCTTTTCCGCTGAAACAGCATACGAATAAACCCTTGTCCGAAATCCGTGACATCGTCTTCCAGCATTTGAAGGAAGTCGGTTTGCCGGAATCGGTGGTATGGAAGAAGCCTGCCGAGCTTTCCGGAGGCATGCGTAAGCGTGTCGGCCTAGCCCGGGCCTTGGTTTTGAAACCGGACGTCGTGCTATACGACGAGCCCACCACTGGGCTCGATCCGATCATGAGTGATGTGATCAACGAACTCATACTGCGGACGCGTAGTAAGTACCCGGTGACCAGTATTGTGGTCACCCACGACATGCGGACAGCCCAAAAGGTTGCCGACCGGATGATCATGATGTACCCGGCCGCTCGCTTGAAGGAAGCGGAGCCGCAAATCTTATATGACGGACGACCTGAAGAAGTCGAAGATTGCCCGGACCAACGCGTCACGCAGTTTGTTCGCGGCGAGGCAGGTCAGCGCATCGAGGAAATGGGAGCCTTCACCGGCGATTAG
- a CDS encoding MlaD family protein — protein MDDRVLQFRVGFVMLVAVLLTGILFFLLGEQPQFLSKKETVYVVFTTAPGVTIDTPVRTSGILIGRVSNVKLQDDRKVLVTLKVEKENMPHQNEVVRIVSESLLGDAALEFVPTDRPGLPNQPLPDGAKINGMVQTNPLDVLVKLEGSLVSALSTIEQAGGNVSQFAANANKLLEENGDDVGRIMSKTEGAIDRFDSTLAAVQNLVGDQELNQQLKLALQGLPETITESRKLIDELRTVAGRADRNLENLEGFTEPLGERGEQLVANLENSTENLNILVTQLAQFGRKINESDGTLGQLINDPHLYQNLNDAAANIRELTLRLRPIVEDTRVFVDKIARDPGRIGVKGILNRNQSGIK, from the coding sequence ATGGACGACCGTGTATTACAATTTCGAGTTGGTTTTGTCATGTTGGTGGCCGTGCTGCTGACAGGAATCCTGTTTTTCTTGCTGGGAGAGCAGCCGCAGTTTCTCTCGAAGAAGGAAACGGTTTACGTTGTTTTCACGACCGCCCCTGGCGTCACTATCGACACGCCGGTGCGAACCAGCGGAATATTGATTGGGCGAGTCAGCAATGTGAAGTTGCAGGATGACCGCAAGGTTCTGGTAACGTTGAAGGTCGAAAAAGAGAACATGCCGCATCAGAACGAGGTCGTGCGGATCGTATCTGAATCTCTGTTAGGGGATGCTGCGCTCGAGTTTGTCCCTACCGATCGACCAGGGTTACCCAACCAGCCGCTTCCCGATGGTGCTAAGATCAACGGGATGGTTCAAACCAATCCGTTGGATGTGCTTGTCAAACTGGAAGGATCTTTAGTCTCGGCACTTTCGACCATCGAGCAAGCCGGCGGTAACGTCAGCCAGTTTGCCGCTAACGCCAATAAGCTGCTCGAAGAGAACGGCGATGACGTGGGCCGCATCATGTCGAAAACCGAAGGGGCGATCGACCGATTTGACTCGACATTGGCCGCAGTGCAGAACCTGGTGGGCGATCAGGAACTTAATCAACAGTTGAAGCTGGCCTTACAAGGTTTGCCTGAGACGATTACGGAATCGCGTAAGTTGATAGACGAACTGCGAACCGTCGCCGGTCGTGCGGACCGCAATCTGGAAAACCTAGAAGGCTTTACCGAGCCGCTGGGCGAACGTGGAGAGCAGCTGGTTGCGAATCTGGAAAACAGTACCGAGAACCTGAACATCCTGGTGACGCAGCTCGCCCAGTTCGGACGTAAGATCAACGAATCGGATGGAACGTTGGGGCAATTGATCAATGACCCGCATCTGTATCAGAACCTGAACGACGCGGCAGCCAACATCCGCGAGCTGACTCTTCGGCTGCGTCCCATCGTGGAAGATACCCGGGTGTTTGTCGACAAGATCGCACGCGACCCAGGCCGAATCGGTGTGAAGGGCATTTTGAACCGGAACCAGTCCGGAATCAAATAG
- a CDS encoding fasciclin domain-containing protein — MAFPKMALATLCSLALICTTSFAEDAQKEHTQKDIVDTAVEAGSFKTLVAAVQAAGLVETLKGKGPFTVFAPTDEAFAALPEGTVQNLLKPENKEKLVKILTYHVVPGKVLAKDAMKLKEAKTVEGSTIDIVVKDGAVMIDEAKVVKADIVTSNGVIHVINQVIMP, encoded by the coding sequence ATGGCTTTCCCGAAAATGGCTCTCGCCACGCTTTGCTCTCTCGCTTTAATCTGCACGACATCCTTCGCGGAAGATGCCCAGAAGGAGCACACTCAGAAGGATATTGTCGACACGGCGGTCGAAGCAGGCTCGTTCAAGACGCTCGTCGCCGCCGTTCAGGCAGCCGGTCTGGTCGAAACGCTGAAAGGTAAAGGACCCTTTACCGTATTCGCCCCCACCGACGAAGCATTCGCCGCACTTCCTGAAGGCACGGTGCAGAACCTGCTAAAGCCGGAAAATAAAGAGAAGCTAGTCAAAATTCTTACCTACCACGTGGTGCCGGGTAAGGTGCTGGCCAAAGATGCGATGAAACTGAAAGAGGCTAAAACGGTCGAAGGTTCGACGATCGATATCGTGGTGAAGGATGGTGCCGTGATGATTGACGAAGCGAAGGTCGTCAAGGCAGACATCGTCACCTCGAACGGTGTGATCCACGTGATCAATCAGGTCATCATGCCGTAA
- a CDS encoding PEGA domain-containing protein, whose amino-acid sequence MGPFFTQKPTVFHHISVLALLATLLLTQGCVRRRFTVRTNPPGAVLYVDNQEIGVTPVDTGYTYYGTREIRLEKDGYEPVAKLHTFRTPWYQYPGLDFVSENVIPWEIRDQRELDFEMVPLRIVPREELRARAEQLRANAQAGFTTPIVPSQQQIVPSTVVPPSQQQRVPYWDPATLPPPAEQVPLPNPGMNSPGMNSLPSGGYELPPLPSSG is encoded by the coding sequence ATGGGGCCTTTTTTCACACAAAAACCGACCGTTTTTCATCACATTAGTGTGCTGGCGCTGCTGGCTACCCTGTTGCTGACTCAGGGATGCGTGCGCCGACGGTTCACGGTACGGACCAATCCGCCGGGGGCGGTGCTGTACGTCGATAACCAGGAAATCGGCGTCACGCCGGTGGACACCGGTTACACCTATTACGGCACACGTGAAATCCGTCTAGAGAAAGACGGATACGAACCAGTTGCCAAATTGCACACGTTTCGGACACCTTGGTATCAGTACCCCGGTCTCGACTTTGTGAGCGAGAACGTTATTCCGTGGGAAATTCGAGACCAGCGGGAACTCGACTTCGAGATGGTTCCGCTGCGAATCGTTCCGCGGGAAGAACTGCGAGCCAGGGCCGAACAGCTGCGAGCCAACGCCCAAGCCGGCTTCACGACGCCGATTGTTCCGTCTCAGCAGCAAATCGTTCCTTCAACGGTCGTTCCCCCATCGCAGCAGCAACGCGTTCCGTACTGGGATCCGGCCACGCTGCCTCCGCCGGCCGAACAAGTCCCTCTGCCCAATCCTGGAATGAATAGCCCCGGCATGAACAGCTTGCCATCAGGTGGCTATGAACTACCACCACTACCCTCAAGCGGCTAA
- a CDS encoding MlaE family ABC transporter permease, translating into MLAAIQLALFNWLADWGSVAIDCVVAIGELTLFAWRTILWTFGRMPRRETLLPSFYQVGVMSLPVVALTGTFIGMVLAVQSYYQFRELGLETRLGAVINMSLVRELGPVLAATMLAGRVGSAMAAELGTMRVTEQIDALTSMGTNPIHYLVVPRVMAMLLLIPALTVMADFMGFVGGYFYSVIIIGIDKHFYLYNSQVFVGSWDIFCGLFKSVFFGGVIALVSCHQGFYCTAGAEGVGRAATAAFVYSFVMILIIDLVLNIGLERVYLAMWPDAIVSIGGG; encoded by the coding sequence ATGTTGGCTGCTATCCAATTGGCGCTCTTCAATTGGCTGGCCGACTGGGGCAGCGTGGCGATCGATTGCGTGGTTGCCATCGGAGAGCTAACCCTCTTCGCCTGGCGGACCATTCTCTGGACGTTTGGACGTATGCCCCGGCGAGAAACGCTTCTGCCCAGCTTTTATCAAGTGGGTGTGATGAGTCTTCCGGTGGTTGCTTTGACCGGAACCTTTATTGGGATGGTGCTTGCCGTTCAAAGCTATTATCAGTTTCGCGAGTTGGGTTTGGAAACCCGGCTTGGGGCTGTCATTAATATGTCGTTAGTGCGCGAACTGGGACCTGTGCTGGCGGCCACGATGTTGGCTGGTCGGGTCGGTAGTGCGATGGCCGCCGAGTTGGGAACCATGCGTGTTACTGAACAAATCGACGCGCTGACCTCGATGGGGACCAACCCCATTCATTATCTTGTGGTGCCCCGGGTGATGGCCATGCTACTACTCATTCCCGCACTGACGGTCATGGCCGACTTCATGGGTTTCGTGGGTGGATACTTCTACAGCGTGATCATCATTGGCATCGATAAGCACTTTTATTTGTACAACTCGCAGGTCTTTGTCGGCTCGTGGGATATTTTCTGTGGGCTGTTTAAGAGCGTTTTCTTCGGAGGAGTAATTGCCCTGGTCAGTTGCCATCAAGGGTTTTACTGCACCGCTGGTGCCGAAGGCGTGGGTAGGGCCGCGACGGCTGCTTTCGTGTACTCGTTCGTCATGATTTTGATCATCGACCTGGTCCTTAATATTGGGCTGGAACGCGTCTATTTGGCGATGTGGCCAGATGCCATAGTTTCGATCGGAGGTGGCTAG
- a CDS encoding PP2C family protein-serine/threonine phosphatase, which yields MPQTEKHDWAGCLQVAAMSDVGMRRSNNQDHFGVAIAQTWEDWQARGHLFIVADGMGAHAAGELASEIAVEQVRHLYKKYISKKPAMALTSAIEEANMVINRRGESNAAFHKMGTTCSCLLLLPQGAVMGHVGDSRIYRLRGDKLEQMTFDHSMAWEIKAATAGKDYSSDVYAAIPKNVITRSLGPSAEVEVDLEGAFPLEVGDTFMMCSDGATGPVTDEEIALILHSLDPTKAAQLIIDLANLRGGPDNITVIVARVTDEKMANDPCKGNPLIEEEDLPPPPIERQVRRIPLTLWMGIGLLLVAAAMAYYLDQMPYALAGVLVAFVAIIMAFVYKFTGEIIPVPVKKKFRFGKGPYSDVPCHADSNTALNLKILYDELSDAAESNKWKIEWDTVRQLGERADGEMKKGQYYGAAKHFLLAIGSLMSQIRGQKGAKNPLVDDSRVDLA from the coding sequence ATGCCCCAGACCGAAAAGCATGATTGGGCCGGATGTCTCCAAGTCGCCGCGATGAGCGACGTCGGGATGCGACGTTCCAACAATCAAGACCACTTTGGCGTGGCGATCGCCCAGACGTGGGAAGACTGGCAGGCCCGGGGGCATTTGTTTATTGTCGCCGACGGGATGGGAGCCCACGCTGCCGGCGAACTTGCCAGCGAGATCGCCGTCGAGCAAGTTCGACATCTCTATAAGAAATACATCAGCAAAAAGCCTGCGATGGCGCTTACCTCGGCGATCGAGGAAGCCAACATGGTCATCAATCGTCGGGGTGAATCCAACGCAGCTTTCCACAAAATGGGGACGACGTGCAGTTGTCTCTTGCTTTTGCCGCAAGGCGCGGTGATGGGGCACGTCGGAGATAGCCGCATCTATCGACTGCGGGGCGATAAGCTCGAGCAGATGACGTTCGACCACAGCATGGCCTGGGAAATCAAGGCCGCTACCGCCGGCAAAGACTATTCATCGGATGTGTATGCCGCGATTCCCAAGAACGTCATTACCCGCTCATTGGGCCCCTCGGCCGAGGTCGAAGTCGATCTAGAGGGGGCATTTCCGTTAGAAGTCGGCGACACGTTCATGATGTGTAGCGACGGAGCGACGGGGCCCGTGACCGATGAAGAGATCGCCTTGATTCTTCATTCGCTCGATCCAACAAAAGCAGCTCAGTTGATCATCGACCTGGCGAACCTACGAGGTGGCCCCGACAACATTACGGTGATTGTTGCACGTGTCACGGACGAGAAGATGGCCAACGATCCGTGTAAAGGGAACCCTTTGATCGAAGAAGAGGACCTTCCGCCGCCACCAATCGAGCGGCAGGTCCGACGTATTCCTTTGACGCTTTGGATGGGAATCGGTTTGCTGTTGGTCGCCGCTGCAATGGCCTATTACCTGGACCAGATGCCCTACGCTTTGGCCGGTGTCTTGGTGGCCTTTGTGGCTATCATCATGGCGTTTGTCTACAAGTTCACCGGCGAAATTATACCCGTGCCGGTGAAAAAGAAGTTTCGCTTCGGCAAAGGCCCCTACTCGGATGTCCCCTGTCACGCGGATTCTAATACGGCTCTGAATCTTAAGATTCTGTATGACGAGCTTTCGGATGCGGCAGAGTCCAACAAATGGAAAATAGAGTGGGATACTGTCCGGCAACTTGGCGAACGGGCTGATGGGGAGATGAAGAAGGGGCAATATTACGGAGCAGCCAAGCACTTTCTCCTGGCCATTGGCTCGCTAATGTCTCAGATTCGTGGTCAGAAAGGGGCGAAAAATCCCTTGGTAGATGATTCGCGGGTCGATCTCGCCTGA
- a CDS encoding response regulator, protein MESTQISNNAQSRSGGIFVSGYEEITILVVDDTAVDRALVGGILQKNNAGNLTIHFAESGEEALEMIEAEDPDIVLTDLRMPGIDGLELVKSMRADYPFIPCILMTGHGSEEIAAEALQQGAACYVPKKDLIQKLASTLIHVLASAHHERVARRFDDCWHETTSHFTLANDASLIGAVTGHVQSYLQKFRSVSENELVRLGVALDEALRNAMFHGNLQLESDLWAADPEKFYAEAERRQLVEPYRERTVDFTLTCRREEVRFVVRDRGAGFNVEGQAFDPTDPMQLTRPSGRGLFLIRTFMDEVNFNEVGNEITMIFRPKSAVELAFDEESI, encoded by the coding sequence GTGGAGTCGACTCAAATTTCAAATAATGCTCAATCTCGCAGTGGTGGGATCTTCGTTTCCGGGTACGAAGAAATCACGATCCTGGTCGTGGACGACACGGCGGTCGATCGTGCGCTGGTAGGGGGCATTCTGCAGAAGAACAACGCTGGAAATCTGACAATTCATTTCGCAGAGAGTGGGGAAGAAGCCCTCGAAATGATCGAGGCGGAAGATCCCGACATTGTGCTGACCGACCTGCGGATGCCGGGTATCGATGGCTTGGAACTGGTCAAGTCGATGCGGGCTGATTATCCTTTCATTCCCTGCATCTTGATGACCGGACACGGGAGCGAAGAAATTGCCGCCGAGGCATTGCAGCAGGGTGCGGCGTGCTATGTTCCTAAGAAGGATCTGATTCAGAAGCTCGCTTCCACGCTGATCCATGTGTTGGCTTCGGCGCACCACGAGCGTGTTGCCAGGCGTTTCGATGATTGCTGGCACGAAACGACCTCGCACTTCACCTTGGCCAACGATGCGAGCCTGATTGGTGCCGTTACGGGGCACGTCCAAAGCTATCTGCAGAAATTTCGCAGCGTGTCAGAGAACGAGTTGGTGCGTCTGGGCGTCGCACTAGACGAAGCGCTACGCAATGCGATGTTCCATGGTAATTTGCAGTTGGAATCTGATTTGTGGGCGGCCGATCCCGAGAAGTTTTATGCCGAGGCCGAACGACGCCAGCTGGTGGAACCCTATCGAGAGCGAACGGTTGATTTCACGCTCACTTGCCGTCGCGAAGAAGTTCGCTTTGTGGTACGCGATCGTGGTGCAGGATTCAACGTTGAAGGCCAGGCGTTTGATCCGACCGATCCGATGCAATTAACCCGTCCTAGCGGGCGAGGGCTCTTTCTCATTCGTACGTTCATGGATGAAGTTAACTTCAATGAAGTCGGCAACGAGATCACTATGATCTTCCGTCCCAAGTCGGCGGTTGAGTTGGCCTTCGACGAAGAATCGATCTAA
- a CDS encoding LptF/LptG family permease, translated as MGILQRYIVEELLKVFLLALVSLTFLLLFIGLGQQAIKEGLGFMPLLKAIPYLLPNALRFAIPGTILFAVCNVYGRVSASNELTAIKAAGISPISLIAPGLVLALILSLVSVWLNDVAVSWGHMGLRHVVMQSIDDIAYGVLRTKKSFYSDKFSILVKDVEGDLLIRPEITVTPSGDQGLVTISAATAQLKSDPQHKRVMVTLTDSLIHSTGPDSQVFEHPGSFVTSIPLEDPTAVEGIRDASHQPMRRIPAWQEKMKNYNQQASQVLAAKGAACLVTGQMPPHDDPSWLYWINEQQWSKVQISRLNTETHRRWANGFSCLCFALLGIPLAIRQRNNDFITCFFAAFLPVLLLYYPLMALGVDRAKDGQWPASMVWLGNAVLLVVGGWLLHRTIKN; from the coding sequence ATGGGCATATTACAACGATATATCGTCGAAGAGCTCTTGAAGGTCTTCCTTCTCGCGCTGGTATCGCTGACGTTCCTCCTGCTGTTTATCGGGCTGGGACAACAAGCGATCAAAGAAGGCCTGGGGTTTATGCCCCTTTTAAAAGCGATTCCGTACCTGCTTCCCAATGCCCTCCGCTTTGCTATTCCCGGTACCATCCTTTTTGCGGTCTGCAATGTCTATGGACGCGTCAGTGCTAGCAATGAGCTGACAGCAATCAAAGCGGCCGGCATCTCGCCGATCTCGCTCATTGCTCCGGGGCTGGTGCTTGCGTTGATCCTTTCGCTGGTCAGCGTCTGGCTAAACGATGTGGCCGTCTCGTGGGGACATATGGGGCTGCGGCATGTGGTAATGCAATCGATCGACGACATTGCCTATGGCGTGCTCAGAACGAAAAAGTCCTTCTACAGCGACAAGTTCTCGATTCTCGTAAAAGACGTCGAAGGCGATCTTCTGATTCGACCCGAAATCACGGTAACTCCGTCCGGTGATCAAGGGCTTGTCACTATTTCGGCAGCCACCGCTCAACTGAAATCAGACCCGCAGCACAAGCGTGTGATGGTCACGTTGACCGATAGCCTCATTCATTCCACGGGGCCGGACAGTCAGGTCTTTGAGCATCCCGGGAGTTTCGTCACCTCGATTCCGCTAGAAGATCCCACCGCGGTCGAAGGAATTCGCGACGCTTCGCACCAACCGATGCGGCGCATCCCGGCATGGCAAGAGAAGATGAAAAACTATAACCAACAGGCGTCGCAGGTTCTGGCTGCCAAAGGTGCTGCGTGTCTGGTGACTGGGCAAATGCCTCCACACGATGACCCCTCGTGGCTGTACTGGATCAACGAACAGCAGTGGTCTAAAGTCCAAATCAGCCGCCTGAATACGGAAACGCATCGCCGCTGGGCGAATGGTTTCAGTTGCCTGTGCTTCGCCCTGCTGGGTATTCCGCTGGCCATTCGTCAACGCAACAACGACTTCATCACTTGCTTCTTTGCGGCCTTCTTGCCGGTACTATTATTGTATTACCCACTGATGGCGTTGGGGGTTGATCGAGCTAAGGATGGCCAGTGGCCAGCTTCGATGGTCTGGCTGGGCAATGCGGTGCTCCTGGTTGTCGGAGGATGGCTTTTGCACCGAACGATAAAGAACTGA